In Desulfobotulus pelophilus, the following proteins share a genomic window:
- a CDS encoding radical SAM protein, with product MARKNAPAPPPPVTETGTIRKDSRGRVRVGLVFPNTYAVAMANLGFQAVYALFNQRDEVVCERFVLPPNPEKETIRSIESGWSPEECDILAFSLSFENDYPNIPDILHGSGIPVLREKRNTENFPLIIAGGVVTFLNPEPLADFFDLFLIGEAEVLTHPFFDLFARYRHLSRTDCIRHMAKEMDGVYAPAFYAPLRDKTGRISGYKAEEGMPKTIKRVFDPHAADHATCSVITSPDSAFADTFLIEVSRGCPHGCRFCSAGFVYRPPRFRRMDVLEKAMASGKARNMKIGLMGTAVSDLKDIDRICATARTGELVLSFSSLRADAITPALLDALVAGGVKTATIAPEAGSSRMRRVINKGLDAHTILHAAERLVTAGIPNIRLYFMIGLPEETQEDITALHNLVLAIKARFLDASRKKGYMGTITVGVSPFVPKPFTPFQWSAMQTEAHLKKILKYLRKSFAPVPNIRFHDENPRNSILQALLARGDRDISRLVIALWQEKGHLARACRSIGLDPTDLLGERSFTDYLPWEIIDNGIYRPFLENELLKSRNALASPPCPMKDCGICRICRKENPCPA from the coding sequence ATGGCCAGAAAGAACGCCCCTGCACCGCCCCCTCCTGTGACCGAAACCGGTACCATCCGCAAGGATAGCAGGGGAAGGGTGCGGGTGGGCCTTGTTTTTCCCAACACCTATGCCGTTGCCATGGCCAATCTAGGCTTTCAGGCCGTATACGCCCTCTTTAATCAACGCGACGAAGTGGTCTGTGAGCGTTTTGTTCTGCCTCCGAACCCTGAAAAAGAAACAATCCGCAGCATAGAGTCAGGCTGGTCCCCGGAAGAGTGCGACATCCTGGCCTTTTCCCTTTCCTTTGAAAACGATTATCCGAACATTCCGGACATTTTACACGGAAGCGGAATCCCCGTTCTCAGAGAAAAAAGGAACACAGAAAACTTTCCGCTCATCATTGCCGGAGGTGTGGTCACCTTCCTCAACCCGGAGCCCCTCGCAGACTTTTTTGACCTTTTCCTTATTGGCGAGGCGGAAGTTCTGACCCACCCTTTTTTTGACCTCTTTGCCCGCTACCGCCACCTCAGCCGAACGGACTGCATCCGTCATATGGCAAAAGAAATGGACGGAGTCTATGCTCCCGCATTCTATGCCCCGCTGCGGGACAAAACAGGCCGCATCAGCGGATACAAGGCGGAAGAGGGTATGCCAAAAACCATCAAACGGGTTTTCGATCCCCATGCAGCCGACCATGCAACCTGCAGTGTGATCACTTCTCCTGACAGTGCATTTGCCGACACCTTTCTCATTGAAGTAAGTCGGGGATGTCCCCATGGCTGCCGCTTCTGCTCCGCCGGTTTCGTATACCGCCCGCCCCGTTTCCGCCGTATGGATGTTCTGGAAAAAGCCATGGCCAGCGGCAAAGCACGCAACATGAAAATCGGCCTTATGGGAACGGCTGTTTCAGACCTGAAAGACATTGACCGCATCTGTGCCACTGCCCGAACGGGTGAGCTGGTATTAAGTTTCAGCTCCCTGCGTGCCGACGCCATCACCCCTGCCCTTCTTGATGCTCTGGTGGCAGGCGGCGTCAAAACGGCCACCATTGCTCCCGAAGCAGGCAGTTCAAGAATGCGGCGGGTAATCAATAAAGGGCTGGATGCACATACCATACTGCATGCCGCGGAAAGACTTGTCACGGCAGGGATACCCAATATCCGGCTTTACTTTATGATCGGCCTGCCCGAAGAGACACAGGAAGACATCACAGCCCTTCACAATCTTGTTCTTGCCATCAAGGCACGCTTTCTGGACGCCAGCCGTAAAAAAGGGTATATGGGCACCATCACCGTTGGTGTTTCCCCCTTCGTTCCCAAACCCTTCACTCCTTTTCAGTGGTCAGCCATGCAGACCGAAGCCCATCTGAAAAAAATTCTGAAATATCTTCGCAAAAGCTTTGCACCCGTTCCCAACATCCGTTTCCATGATGAAAACCCCAGGAACAGCATTCTTCAGGCTCTCCTGGCCAGAGGAGACAGGGATATCTCCCGGCTGGTCATTGCCCTCTGGCAGGAAAAGGGTCATCTGGCAAGGGCATGCCGGTCCATCGGGCTGGATCCCACAGACCTCCTTGGAGAGCGCAGTTTTACGGATTATCTCCCATGGGAAATTATTGACAATGGCATTTACAGGCCTTTTCTGGAAAACGAACTGCTGAAGTCCAGAAACGCCCTTGCCAGCCCTCCCTGCCCCATGAAGGACTGCGGTATCTGCCGCATTTGCCGCAAAGAAAATCCTTGCCCTGCCTGA
- the ftsZ gene encoding cell division protein FtsZ, with protein MSFTYVENEKTAKIKVIGVGGAGGNAINNMIDANLQGVQFIAANTDAQALDISKAPVKIQLGSTLTEGLGAGANPSVGHEAATESEAEIREALKDSHMVFITAGLGGGTGTGAAPVVARIAKELGALTVAVASRPFSFEGKKRLRQAEEGLEELKNVADTVITIPNDRLRGIAHKNARMVDMFKKADEILHHSVKGITDLIMVPGLVNLDFADVRTTMSKAGMALMGIGIAAGENRAVEAAERAISHPLLEDISISGAKGLLMNITSTSELTMDEMTEAMDRIYEEVGDEAEIIWGHAIDENLGEELRITVIATGIGTKEEMQARAANVIPHRAHATRNAGASTRGKVRDLTPEDLENPNIHDSGVIYRKKAVGDDISSSLQDNIPEIKKGSIDRDDLEIPTFLRRKAD; from the coding sequence ATGAGCTTCACCTATGTAGAAAATGAAAAAACGGCAAAAATTAAAGTCATCGGAGTTGGAGGCGCAGGCGGTAACGCCATCAACAACATGATTGATGCCAATCTTCAGGGCGTCCAGTTCATTGCAGCCAACACAGATGCCCAGGCTCTGGACATTTCCAAAGCACCGGTTAAAATTCAGCTGGGCAGTACCCTGACCGAAGGCCTCGGGGCGGGTGCCAACCCCAGTGTGGGACACGAAGCCGCTACGGAAAGCGAAGCGGAAATCCGTGAAGCCCTGAAGGACAGCCACATGGTCTTCATCACAGCAGGTCTTGGCGGCGGAACTGGCACAGGCGCAGCACCTGTGGTGGCACGGATTGCCAAAGAACTGGGTGCCCTGACCGTGGCCGTAGCATCCAGACCGTTCAGCTTCGAAGGAAAAAAACGCCTTCGTCAGGCGGAAGAAGGCCTCGAGGAGCTGAAAAATGTAGCCGATACGGTCATCACCATCCCCAATGACAGGCTCCGGGGCATTGCCCATAAAAATGCCCGCATGGTGGATATGTTCAAGAAGGCCGATGAAATTCTTCACCATTCTGTCAAAGGGATCACGGATCTCATCATGGTTCCGGGCCTTGTAAACCTCGATTTTGCGGATGTGCGCACCACCATGAGCAAAGCAGGCATGGCTCTCATGGGAATCGGTATTGCTGCGGGAGAAAACAGGGCCGTGGAAGCAGCAGAGCGCGCCATCAGTCATCCACTGCTGGAAGATATTTCCATTTCCGGTGCCAAAGGCCTGCTGATGAATATCACCTCCACCAGCGAACTCACCATGGATGAAATGACAGAAGCCATGGATCGTATCTATGAGGAAGTCGGCGATGAAGCGGAAATCATCTGGGGTCACGCCATCGACGAAAACCTCGGCGAGGAACTTCGGATTACCGTTATTGCCACAGGCATCGGCACCAAGGAAGAAATGCAGGCCAGAGCAGCCAATGTCATTCCCCACCGGGCTCATGCCACCCGCAATGCCGGAGCTTCCACCCGGGGCAAGGTCCGGGATCTGACTCCTGAAGATCTCGAGAACCCAAACATTCATGACTCCGGTGTAATTTATCGGAAAAAGGCTGTGGGCGATGATATATCAAGCTCTCTGCAGGACAATATTCCGGAAATAAAAAAAGGAAGCATAGACAGGGATGACCTGGAGATCCCCACTTTTTTACGCCGAAAGGCAGACTGA
- the ftsA gene encoding cell division protein FtsA, translating into MNANGDIIVGLDIGTTKICAVVGEVSGNEIHIIGIGTHPSIGLRKGVVVNIDATVSSIRKAVEEAELMAGCEISRVYAGIAGGHITGFNSHGIIAIKGPEVTEADVERVIEAARAVAIPTDREVIHVLPQEFIVDDHFGIQNPVGMAGVRLETKIHIVTGAVASAHNIVKCCNKAGLEVIDIVLESLASGETVLSAEERELGTAMMDLGGGTTDLAVFSGNNIRHTFILPLGGNNLTNDIAIGLRAPIADAERIKIQHGTCLSGEISPEQQIEVPGMAGRESRKLPRQILGEIIEPRVEEIFSLLKREIYRAGMESHISSGIVLTGGGAMLHGITDLCESFFNLPARIGNPRGVGGLKDVIQDPNFATAVGLVLYGAKQDENCQMKVREKGTFATVLTKMKEWFKNAI; encoded by the coding sequence GTGAACGCAAATGGCGATATTATTGTAGGCCTGGACATCGGAACCACCAAAATATGTGCCGTGGTGGGTGAGGTCTCCGGGAACGAAATCCATATCATCGGTATTGGCACCCATCCCTCCATAGGATTGCGCAAGGGGGTTGTGGTCAATATTGATGCCACAGTATCCTCCATCCGTAAAGCTGTGGAAGAGGCCGAACTGATGGCTGGATGTGAAATCAGCCGGGTCTATGCCGGGATTGCTGGTGGCCACATAACCGGATTCAATTCCCATGGCATCATTGCCATTAAAGGGCCAGAAGTAACGGAAGCGGACGTGGAAAGGGTCATAGAGGCCGCCCGCGCCGTTGCCATCCCGACGGACCGGGAAGTCATTCATGTTCTGCCCCAGGAATTTATTGTGGATGACCATTTCGGTATTCAAAACCCGGTGGGCATGGCAGGAGTCCGGCTGGAAACCAAAATCCATATCGTGACCGGAGCCGTAGCCTCGGCTCACAACATTGTTAAGTGCTGCAACAAAGCAGGACTGGAAGTCATCGATATCGTCCTTGAATCGCTGGCATCCGGAGAAACGGTGCTTTCCGCCGAAGAGCGTGAACTGGGCACCGCCATGATGGACCTTGGAGGCGGCACCACGGATCTGGCCGTCTTTTCCGGGAACAACATTCGTCATACCTTTATTCTGCCCCTGGGCGGCAACAACCTCACCAATGACATTGCCATCGGGCTCAGGGCGCCCATTGCCGATGCGGAACGTATTAAAATCCAGCATGGCACCTGTCTTTCCGGAGAAATCAGCCCTGAGCAGCAGATAGAAGTTCCCGGCATGGCCGGCCGTGAATCCCGCAAACTCCCCCGGCAAATTTTAGGAGAAATCATTGAGCCCAGGGTCGAAGAAATTTTCAGCCTGCTCAAAAGAGAAATTTACCGGGCAGGAATGGAAAGCCATATCTCCTCCGGCATTGTTCTCACGGGAGGCGGAGCCATGCTGCACGGCATCACCGATCTCTGCGAATCATTTTTCAACCTGCCCGCACGCATCGGGAACCCAAGGGGCGTTGGTGGCCTGAAGGATGTCATTCAGGATCCCAACTTCGCCACTGCCGTGGGCCTGGTACTGTACGGTGCCAAGCAGGATGAAAACTGCCAGATGAAAGTAAGAGAAAAAGGCACTTTTGCCACCGTTCTTACAAAAATGAAAGAATGGTTCAAAAATGCCATCTAG
- a CDS encoding cell division protein FtsQ/DivIB yields the protein MSAKTLRSEKTSFHAKGKKTKPNRKRKESRPLLIPGTIRRWTVRCAGVLTLAILLIFLHDLTTQSAYFEVRSIRISGTDFLDRQSVLEQAAIHHKANLLDLNLRHVRMRLENHPWIHKAALNRKLPGTLEIEVQEEKPYVILEPAFAPDSAFWADSSGRIFKQVSEEDPKNYPRVRGLPLPDADENALWFTRVRTLITLMHTPPVVLDHRSDTVSLWVDPELGLGLADTDIASQIIFGFSDYEEKTRRLRVLLHYRRTHHHTEAVDTIDLVRPDRVVVIPAAA from the coding sequence TTGTCGGCGAAAACACTCCGGTCTGAGAAAACTTCCTTCCATGCCAAAGGGAAAAAGACGAAACCCAACCGCAAAAGAAAGGAAAGTCGTCCCCTGCTCATACCCGGTACCATCCGACGCTGGACTGTACGCTGCGCCGGTGTGCTGACACTGGCCATACTTCTGATTTTTCTGCATGATCTGACAACTCAGTCCGCCTATTTTGAGGTTCGCAGTATTCGGATCAGCGGAACGGATTTCCTGGATCGCCAAAGCGTTCTGGAACAGGCCGCCATCCATCACAAAGCCAATCTTCTGGACCTGAATCTCCGCCACGTAAGGATGCGGCTGGAAAACCATCCATGGATCCACAAAGCAGCCCTGAACCGAAAACTGCCCGGCACTCTTGAAATAGAAGTACAGGAAGAGAAACCCTATGTCATTCTTGAGCCTGCCTTTGCACCGGATTCAGCTTTTTGGGCAGATAGCAGCGGCAGAATCTTTAAACAAGTGTCCGAAGAGGATCCGAAAAATTATCCAAGGGTCAGGGGGCTTCCCCTCCCGGATGCGGATGAGAATGCCCTTTGGTTTACCAGAGTCAGGACACTGATAACACTGATGCACACACCACCGGTGGTACTTGACCACCGTTCGGATACCGTTTCTCTCTGGGTAGATCCCGAACTGGGGCTGGGCCTGGCGGATACGGATATTGCCTCTCAAATTATATTCGGCTTCTCCGACTATGAGGAAAAAACCCGAAGACTCCGCGTTCTGCTCCATTATCGCAGAACCCATCACCATACAGAGGCTGTAGATACCATCGATCTCGTCCGGCCGGACCGGGTGGTCGTTATACCGGCTGCAGCATAA